One genomic segment of Sminthopsis crassicaudata isolate SCR6 chromosome 2, ASM4859323v1, whole genome shotgun sequence includes these proteins:
- the SERINC4 gene encoding serine incorporator 4 isoform X1: MVGVKAPPRCPSSSLDPEQWSSINSTLERTILYQASCCCGPAPRTNRCYSGLPPLKESTSSRLLYTLIHVGASATSCLLLSRTVLDTLWGKVLIPSGLCTTPSGQDDCPVPSGSGAVYRVCAGTATFYLLQAVILINVNSSTSPRARLHNGFWFLKLLVLLGLCTAAFYVPDEHIFPAWHYVGICGGFAFILLQLVLITAFAHTWNKNWLTGAAQDWRWFGAALLATLVFYSIAGVGAFLLFHHYTHPAGCLLNKALLSLNLCFCGILSFLSITPCIRLKQPCSGPLQASIISCYIMYLTFSALSSRPPDRVLLRGQNRTICQPNVSKVGAQTPDTSLAILSAGIMYACVLFACNEASSLAEMFGPLWMVKVYSYEFQKPSICFCCPDNLSLEEGEETGSGAPQKPHQLSYSYSAFHFVFFLASLYVMVTLTNWFSYEGAELETIFTRGSWATFWVKIASCWTCALLYLGLLLTPVCWSVTGPSRPTRVIRRRCRRIHVST, from the exons ATGGTAGGAGTGAAGGCTCCGCCCAGGTGCCCCAGCTCATCTCTGGACCCGGAGCAGTGGAGTTCGATCAACAGTACTCTGGAAAGAACTATCCTGTATCAG GCATCATGTTGCTGTGGCCCTGCCCCCAGGACTAACCGCTGCTACTCCGGGTTGCCCCCTCTCAAGGAATCTACCAGCAGTCGCCTGCTCTATACCCTTATACATGTGGGGGCCTCAGCTACCAGCTGCCTGCTGCTCTCCCGAACAGTCCTGGACACCCTCTGGGGCAAA GTACTGATCCCCTCTGGGTTGTGTACCACTCCCTCTGGGCAGGATGACTGCCCAGTACCAAGTGGTTCTGGGGCTGTGTACCGAGTATGTGCTGGCACAGCCACCTTCTACTTGCTGCAAGCTGTAATCCTGATTAATGTCAACTCTTCTACCAGCCCCCGAGCTCGGCTACACAATGG CTTCTGGTTCCTAAAGCTACTGGTATTGCTGGGGCTCTGTACAGCTGCCTTCTACGTCCCAGATGAGCATATCTTTCCAG CATGGCACTATGTGGGTATCTGTGGAGGCTTCGCTTTCATCCTGCTGCAGCTGGTGCTCATCACAGCCTTTGCTCACACCTGGAACAAAAACTG GCTGACAGGGGCTGCCCAGGACTGGCGCTGGTTTGGGGCAGCACTGCTGGCCACATTGGTTTTCTACAGCATAGCTGGAGTAGGAGCATTCCTTCTATTCCACCACTACACCCATCCGGCCGGCTGCCTGCTCAACAAGGCTCTACTCAGCTTGAACCTTTGCTTCTGTGGcatcctctctttcctctccatcaCCCCCTGCATCCGTCTCA AACAACCTTGTTCCGGTCCCCTACAAGCCTCCATCATTAGCTGCTATATCATGTACTTGACTTTCTCTGCATTATCTAGCAGACCCCCAGATAGGG TGCTACTTCGAGGACAGAATCGTACCATATGCCAGCCTAATGTAAGCAAGGTAGGGGCACAGACACCAGACACCTCTTTGGCCATTCTGAGTGCTGGAATTATGTATGCCTGTGTGCTTTTTGCCTG TAACGAAGCTTCCTCTCTGGCAGAAATGTTTGGCCCCTTGTGGATGGTCAAGGTTTACAGCTATGAGTTTCAG AAGCCCTCGATTTGCTTCTGCTGCCCAGATAATCTATCACTAGAGGAAG GAGAGGAGACAGGCTCAGGTGCACCACAAAAACCTCATCAACTCTCCTACAGCTACTCTGCTTTCCACTTTGTCTTCTTCCTTGCTTCACTCTATGTCATGGTCACTCTCACTAACTGGTTCAG TTATGAAGGGGCAGAGCTGGAAACCATATTCACAAGAGGCAGCTGGGCTACTTTCTGGGTCAAGATTGCTTCATGCTGGACCTGTGCACTACTCTACTTGGGACTGCTGCTAACTCCAGTTTGCTGGTCAGTCACTGGACCCTCTCGACCCACCCGTGTTATACGAAGACGCTGCCGTCGAATCCACGTCTCTACTTAG
- the SERF2 gene encoding small EDRK-rich factor 2, with translation MTRGNQRELARQKNMKKQSDSGKGKRRDDGLSAAARKQRDSEIMQQKQKKANEKKEEPK, from the exons ATGACCC GCGGTAACCAGCGTGAGCTTGCCCGCCAGAAGAACATGAAAAAGCAGAGCGACTCAGGCAAAGGAAAACGCCGGGATGACGGGCTCTCTGCCGCTGCCCGAAAGCAGAG GGACTCGGAGATCATGcaacagaagcagaaaaaggccAATGAGAAGAAGGAAGAGCCCAAGTAA
- the SERINC4 gene encoding serine incorporator 4 isoform X3, with protein MVGVKAPPRCPSSSLDPEQWSSINSTLERTILYQASCCCGPAPRTNRCYSGLPPLKESTSSRLLYTLIHVGASATSCLLLSRTVLDTLWGKVLIPSGLCTTPSGQDDCPVPSGSGAVYRVCAGTATFYLLQAVILINVNSSTSPRARLHNGFWFLKLLVLLGLCTAAFYVPDEHIFPAWHYVGICGGFAFILLQLVLITAFAHTWNKNWLTGAAQDWRWFGAALLATLVFYSIAGVGAFLLFHHYTHPAGCLLNKALLSLNLCFCGILSFLSITPCIRLKQPCSGPLQASIISCYIMYLTFSALSSRPPDRVLLRGQNRTICQPNVSKVGAQTPDTSLAILSAGIMYACVLFACNEASSLAEMFGPLWMVKVYSYEFQKPSICFCCPDNLSLEEVMKGQSWKPYSQEAAGLLSGSRLLHAGPVHYSTWDCC; from the exons ATGGTAGGAGTGAAGGCTCCGCCCAGGTGCCCCAGCTCATCTCTGGACCCGGAGCAGTGGAGTTCGATCAACAGTACTCTGGAAAGAACTATCCTGTATCAG GCATCATGTTGCTGTGGCCCTGCCCCCAGGACTAACCGCTGCTACTCCGGGTTGCCCCCTCTCAAGGAATCTACCAGCAGTCGCCTGCTCTATACCCTTATACATGTGGGGGCCTCAGCTACCAGCTGCCTGCTGCTCTCCCGAACAGTCCTGGACACCCTCTGGGGCAAA GTACTGATCCCCTCTGGGTTGTGTACCACTCCCTCTGGGCAGGATGACTGCCCAGTACCAAGTGGTTCTGGGGCTGTGTACCGAGTATGTGCTGGCACAGCCACCTTCTACTTGCTGCAAGCTGTAATCCTGATTAATGTCAACTCTTCTACCAGCCCCCGAGCTCGGCTACACAATGG CTTCTGGTTCCTAAAGCTACTGGTATTGCTGGGGCTCTGTACAGCTGCCTTCTACGTCCCAGATGAGCATATCTTTCCAG CATGGCACTATGTGGGTATCTGTGGAGGCTTCGCTTTCATCCTGCTGCAGCTGGTGCTCATCACAGCCTTTGCTCACACCTGGAACAAAAACTG GCTGACAGGGGCTGCCCAGGACTGGCGCTGGTTTGGGGCAGCACTGCTGGCCACATTGGTTTTCTACAGCATAGCTGGAGTAGGAGCATTCCTTCTATTCCACCACTACACCCATCCGGCCGGCTGCCTGCTCAACAAGGCTCTACTCAGCTTGAACCTTTGCTTCTGTGGcatcctctctttcctctccatcaCCCCCTGCATCCGTCTCA AACAACCTTGTTCCGGTCCCCTACAAGCCTCCATCATTAGCTGCTATATCATGTACTTGACTTTCTCTGCATTATCTAGCAGACCCCCAGATAGGG TGCTACTTCGAGGACAGAATCGTACCATATGCCAGCCTAATGTAAGCAAGGTAGGGGCACAGACACCAGACACCTCTTTGGCCATTCTGAGTGCTGGAATTATGTATGCCTGTGTGCTTTTTGCCTG TAACGAAGCTTCCTCTCTGGCAGAAATGTTTGGCCCCTTGTGGATGGTCAAGGTTTACAGCTATGAGTTTCAG AAGCCCTCGATTTGCTTCTGCTGCCCAGATAATCTATCACTAGAGGAAG TTATGAAGGGGCAGAGCTGGAAACCATATTCACAAGAGGCAGCTGGGCTACTTTCTGGGTCAAGATTGCTTCATGCTGGACCTGTGCACTACTCTACTTGGGACTGCTGCTAA
- the SERINC4 gene encoding serine incorporator 4 isoform X2 → MVGVKAPPRCPSSSLDPEQWSSINSTLERTILYQASCCCGPAPRTNRCYSGLPPLKESTSSRLLYTLIHVGASATSCLLLSRTVLDTLWGKVLIPSGLCTTPSGQDDCPVPSGSGAVYRVCAGTATFYLLQAVILINVNSSTSPRARLHNGFWFLKLLVLLGLCTAAFYVPDEHIFPAWHYVGICGGFAFILLQLVLITAFAHTWNKNWLTGAAQDWRWFGAALLATLVFYSIAGVGAFLLFHHYTHPAGCLLNKALLSLNLCFCGILSFLSITPCIRLMLLRGQNRTICQPNVSKVGAQTPDTSLAILSAGIMYACVLFACNEASSLAEMFGPLWMVKVYSYEFQKPSICFCCPDNLSLEEGEETGSGAPQKPHQLSYSYSAFHFVFFLASLYVMVTLTNWFSYEGAELETIFTRGSWATFWVKIASCWTCALLYLGLLLTPVCWSVTGPSRPTRVIRRRCRRIHVST, encoded by the exons ATGGTAGGAGTGAAGGCTCCGCCCAGGTGCCCCAGCTCATCTCTGGACCCGGAGCAGTGGAGTTCGATCAACAGTACTCTGGAAAGAACTATCCTGTATCAG GCATCATGTTGCTGTGGCCCTGCCCCCAGGACTAACCGCTGCTACTCCGGGTTGCCCCCTCTCAAGGAATCTACCAGCAGTCGCCTGCTCTATACCCTTATACATGTGGGGGCCTCAGCTACCAGCTGCCTGCTGCTCTCCCGAACAGTCCTGGACACCCTCTGGGGCAAA GTACTGATCCCCTCTGGGTTGTGTACCACTCCCTCTGGGCAGGATGACTGCCCAGTACCAAGTGGTTCTGGGGCTGTGTACCGAGTATGTGCTGGCACAGCCACCTTCTACTTGCTGCAAGCTGTAATCCTGATTAATGTCAACTCTTCTACCAGCCCCCGAGCTCGGCTACACAATGG CTTCTGGTTCCTAAAGCTACTGGTATTGCTGGGGCTCTGTACAGCTGCCTTCTACGTCCCAGATGAGCATATCTTTCCAG CATGGCACTATGTGGGTATCTGTGGAGGCTTCGCTTTCATCCTGCTGCAGCTGGTGCTCATCACAGCCTTTGCTCACACCTGGAACAAAAACTG GCTGACAGGGGCTGCCCAGGACTGGCGCTGGTTTGGGGCAGCACTGCTGGCCACATTGGTTTTCTACAGCATAGCTGGAGTAGGAGCATTCCTTCTATTCCACCACTACACCCATCCGGCCGGCTGCCTGCTCAACAAGGCTCTACTCAGCTTGAACCTTTGCTTCTGTGGcatcctctctttcctctccatcaCCCCCTGCATCCGTCTCA TGCTACTTCGAGGACAGAATCGTACCATATGCCAGCCTAATGTAAGCAAGGTAGGGGCACAGACACCAGACACCTCTTTGGCCATTCTGAGTGCTGGAATTATGTATGCCTGTGTGCTTTTTGCCTG TAACGAAGCTTCCTCTCTGGCAGAAATGTTTGGCCCCTTGTGGATGGTCAAGGTTTACAGCTATGAGTTTCAG AAGCCCTCGATTTGCTTCTGCTGCCCAGATAATCTATCACTAGAGGAAG GAGAGGAGACAGGCTCAGGTGCACCACAAAAACCTCATCAACTCTCCTACAGCTACTCTGCTTTCCACTTTGTCTTCTTCCTTGCTTCACTCTATGTCATGGTCACTCTCACTAACTGGTTCAG TTATGAAGGGGCAGAGCTGGAAACCATATTCACAAGAGGCAGCTGGGCTACTTTCTGGGTCAAGATTGCTTCATGCTGGACCTGTGCACTACTCTACTTGGGACTGCTGCTAACTCCAGTTTGCTGGTCAGTCACTGGACCCTCTCGACCCACCCGTGTTATACGAAGACGCTGCCGTCGAATCCACGTCTCTACTTAG